The Algoriphagus sanaruensis genome window below encodes:
- a CDS encoding 3'-5' exonuclease: MADFLEQLSDILFLDIETASQMEHFDEVDSRLQPEWLKKEKLIRSENPNPEPGSLYFDRAGIHAEFGQVICVGVGFFQTKKKDKKIYFRSKVFAHEEERELLLEFKALLEKKKWILCAHNGKEFDFPYLCRRMLINGISLPEPLQIAGKKPWEVRHLDTMELWRFGDYKYYTRLELLAAVFGIPSSKDGIDGSEVNATYHLKKDLEKIKKYCQRDVEVTARIYMAMHPQLDDLEIEIVSSEDSKKDHKD, from the coding sequence ATGGCAGATTTTTTAGAACAGCTCAGCGACATTTTGTTTTTGGATATTGAGACCGCTTCCCAAATGGAACATTTTGATGAAGTGGATTCCCGACTGCAGCCAGAATGGCTCAAAAAAGAAAAGCTGATTCGAAGTGAAAATCCCAATCCCGAACCTGGTTCTTTATATTTTGACCGTGCAGGAATCCATGCCGAATTTGGACAGGTTATCTGCGTGGGAGTTGGGTTTTTCCAGACTAAAAAGAAGGATAAAAAAATCTATTTCCGGTCAAAGGTTTTTGCACATGAGGAAGAGCGGGAACTTTTATTGGAGTTTAAAGCCTTGTTAGAGAAGAAAAAATGGATTCTTTGCGCCCACAACGGCAAAGAGTTTGATTTCCCCTACCTCTGCAGGCGTATGTTGATCAACGGGATTTCACTTCCCGAACCCCTACAAATTGCCGGTAAAAAACCCTGGGAAGTCCGACACCTGGACACCATGGAGCTTTGGCGGTTTGGAGACTATAAATACTACACCCGATTGGAACTCTTGGCTGCGGTGTTTGGAATCCCAAGCTCCAAGGATGGAATAGATGGAAGTGAGGTCAACGCCACCTATCATCTGAAAAAAGACCTAGAAAAAATAAAAAAATACTGTCAACGTGACGTGGAAGTAACTGCTAGAATTTACATGGCGATGCATCCACAACTGGACGATTTGGAAATCGAAATCGTGTCCTCAGAAGATTCAAAAAAAGATCACAAAGATTGA